Proteins encoded within one genomic window of Tidjanibacter massiliensis:
- a CDS encoding DUF4199 domain-containing protein yields MEITKKIFWTEAMKGGTVMGLVAAALQLTRVSLALGGWMSILSLVLFILLTYGFTRRIAGMADAREGFPYGRCMGFVLAMMLFTGVIFGFASALINNFLIKEAVTEAIDLQMATMQDLLPQAQFDMVYDALYSAMFNPLVLVICYVIGYFIQGGIIGLFTSAMAQRQPDPLAGNDDRDDNGTGHE; encoded by the coding sequence ATGGAGATAACGAAAAAGATATTCTGGACGGAGGCCATGAAAGGCGGCACCGTCATGGGACTCGTGGCGGCTGCCCTGCAGCTTACACGGGTATCGCTCGCGCTGGGAGGCTGGATGAGCATCCTGTCGCTCGTCCTGTTCATCCTGCTCACCTACGGTTTCACGCGCCGGATAGCCGGCATGGCCGATGCACGGGAAGGGTTCCCCTACGGCCGGTGCATGGGATTCGTCCTTGCCATGATGCTCTTCACGGGCGTCATCTTCGGATTCGCCTCGGCACTCATCAACAACTTCCTCATTAAGGAAGCGGTCACGGAGGCAATCGACCTGCAGATGGCCACCATGCAGGACCTCCTGCCACAGGCTCAGTTCGACATGGTTTACGACGCGCTCTATTCGGCCATGTTCAACCCGCTCGTGCTCGTCATCTGCTACGTAATAGGTTATTTCATACAGGGAGGCATCATCGGCCTCTTTACGAGCGCCATGGCACAGCGCCAGCCCGACCCGCTCGCCGGGAACGATGACCGCGACGACAACGGAACCGGCCATGAGTGA